One Triticum dicoccoides isolate Atlit2015 ecotype Zavitan chromosome 3B, WEW_v2.0, whole genome shotgun sequence genomic window, aggagctttagtcgcggttggcctggacaaccgcgactaaaggcctttgcgcacctttagtcgcggttggcctggccaaccgcgactaaagcccctcacgtgcaccagctggccaccgagcgccctgggcccaggcctttggtcgcggttcgtctgccgaaccgcgactaaagacttcattagtcgtggttcctacagtttcgcgactaatggggctggacggaagcctctttttctaccagtgtaggctgaaacatatatatatatatctccttGTTGCCACTGCAGTACATACATGCACGTACGTGTTATACATGGCCTCATTACTTTTTTTTCTTGAAAATGGAGGCGTGTCCCCtgcctctgcatcatgatgatgcatgcggcCCTCTTATTAATAATCCAGAAGGTAACGTCAAAAAGGTCTTACAGCTCGCAAACGGAGCGAAACAAAGTAAAGAAACGACAAAAAGTACAGGCGGACAATAACAACCGATACGGTAATAAGATGGATAAGTTCCCTAGACTCCTATCCTATTATGCGagcgccatccgaaccggttgaagataacccgagctaccatctctcattggttgcacccagtaaccaaaggctccctggagtccataggagtgagtaaggaccacgtacggatccaagctgCAGCTTTGAAGATAACCTGCAGAAAAGTTAAGTTGTGATGTctattaaaaatcatatcattcctgcagttccatatagcccataatagcgcACATATTCTAATCCGAATACGAGCTGCAGTAGTCTgttcaaccccagctaaccacgtcccaaacaaagACGCAATATCTACTGGAGGGTTGATATTgaaagctatatgaatcgttctccaaagtaaCTTGGCAAGTGGGCATTCAAGAAATAAATGTTGTCTAAAGTTGGTATTTTACTCATCACTTGACTCCTAAAAGGATCGACAAAAAGATGAATAAATGATTCTTATTTGAAGATACTTCAGAATGATACATAGGCAAGTAAGATCAACCAACCCACTTATATCATTCAGAGTTTGGACAATCCACGAACAATTGAAACAAAGAATGGTTAAGCTTTTTAATATATGCAAGTGGACTAAACTATCAAGCTATAACTAAAACATGACCACCTAGCTATATACAACCCCATGTCTTGATTGTGCACAACAGCATCAGAACTCCCAATCCATCCCACAATGGTATAGATGATGAAAAGGCAGGCAACTTGCAGCTTCATCAGAAAGCTCCATCGTCTAACTAATTCTATGCATTGGATAACGTAACTCTGAAGAaataaaataacaaacttgtaaatcTCATAGTATATGTATAACCATTTCCGTCTACATCGTCATTCATTCTTGAGTGGCCAATTATCAAGTTGAAGTTGTTGTATGTTAGTAAACTATTTAATCAAGACAAAAGCAACCTGTAAACATCAAGATAGTTATCTTATTAAGAGAAGTTACATTTATCTTGCATTACAATTAATTAATAAAAAGATGTGATGAACAACAAAGAAGAGTATGGATGGCATACCATAAAAAAAACATTTTGCCCTTTTACAAAGTAATTTTGTTGGACATCATCAACAACACACAATAGTAATATCTTGGAAGATGTCATCTTGAAAAGGGAATGGATGGATAGGAGTTGCATCAAGTGGATGATAGCATTGCCTTCTTCAATGGTTCAATAACATGGTTGATAAAATCTAGGGTTTTGTGTAAACAAATTATCAGGGCAATAGATCAATTGATAACATTTTTGTAGGTCTAAATTGATGTTTTCATATCTCGGGTGCACCTAGGTAGTCGTTCACTGGTATCTTTGTGAAATTTTAAGTAAGCCTGCCACACCAGGATACTCTTTAGTGGGGCTGAGCAAATAACATGAGCAAAAGTAGCATAAGAATGTTCAGCAAAACTATAACCATGTCTTGAGAGAACATCTAATGTCCACAATTTCTTTCCCAACAAAAAGTTCATAATTTATGGAGCACTATTCAAATTCGGTGATCTGCCATCGACCATAGGAAAGATTAAACTTTTAGAATAACATGTATATGCATCCATACTATATGCTCTTACCTAAAGTTTACATGGAACACTTACACAAAGGGAAGTATAAAGGAAATTATTGTGGAATACAACAAAAGGAAAAAAGTAAGTCTGACATCATGATTAGTAGTGAAACCTGCATATGACTTACCTCCGGAACGTAAATATGTGTATACCCTCAAATCCATACGTGCATGGTTAGTAAAAAATAGAGTAAACAACATGTAAAGAAGATAACTTAGATACTATATAGTTGCAACTTAGGATGCATACAGGACAAATTATTGCCTCTCCtgggtagggatggcaatgggtagggtatgggtgggTATAGCCTCCTCTTGCCCAAACCCATACCCATAGAAACTTTATATACCCACCCATTTCAATATCCATGGGCCCAAATTGACACTcatgcccatacccatcgggtatcctatacccaatgggtatccaATGGGTACAACATATATCATTTAAATTTTAAAGAAGTACATAAATGAGTGTAAAATTCAAGTGATGATGGGCGATCAATCTAGTACCGATGCGGCGTCCTATGATGTGTGGCCAATTCCAGGAGGCAAGGGATTAGGATAAGTGGTTGGTGGAAGCCGGCATAGTGGAAGGCGGCGGCGGGAACTGGGGTTTGCCAGTTCGAGAGTTGGAAAAGAGTGCGTTGGTGACGAGTCAAGATTTCATCATTTCGAGGAGTCACATAGGACATATATAGGAGTGCGAGCTGGTTGTTGCAAGCCTATGAGCTATGGTTGGCTTAGGGAATAAGGGATTAAGAGTTGGGCCATAGGTGTTGGATGTAGACCCTGCATGTCATAGGCGTTATTTTAATTTCTTAATATTTTCTAGGTATTCATTCGGTTACCCATGGGCGCAATCTCAtacccatgccctacccatatattttgcgGGCATGGATACCCATTACCCGTGGGTACAGAATCTTGCCAAGTCTTGCACATGCCCACTATTTTCGGGTAGGGTACCCGCGGATACCCATACCCATGGGTGAAATTGCCATCCCTACTCCTGGGTGAATGATAGTCTTGTATTTCTTTACAAAAGGTGATCGTGCTTCCTCATTGAATTGCAGTACAAACAGACGTCTGGTCAGCTCTCTTTTGAACCAATTAATGATCCGTATGAAGAATTCCTAGTTTAGGCCTTCTCGAGCATGTTAATCTAAGTACTCCACACAGGAATACATAAAAATTTGAGGAACGACCATAATTGTACCATTATACACAGGCATAAGAAACTTGTAAAGAAGGTTAAGTAAGAACTGCATGCAGGACCTAAGAGGCCAGATCTATATTTTTACATGCATCTAAAAGATGACACTACTCTGAACTAACAAACTGAAATTGTAATAGGAAGCCAATGAACACTGAATAACCTGTGATATGTGCCCTGCAGCTGCAACCCGTGGCTTGACAATTTCACAAGTTGCAATAACCAAGGTATTAGGGACACTCCCATATGTCTGAAAACATCTCAGGATAAAAAATATTATAGTTGGGAGAATGAAAATTAGAAAAAGGTTTAGAATTAGACTGCAGCAAGTAATGCATCACTTTGAAATAGCTTGAGTTAATTTGTTTACTGACTTTCCCAAAAAAAATGTTTACCAGCTAGCACTCATTGTGTATTACTTATATACATCATAAGCATGAATTAAGACAGGGATATCTGTACCCCTTCCAGGAAAGAAAACATAATTATGATGTCCTATGTATACATGAAGTCTTTCACATAAATAGACTGAAAGAGATTGACTGGGTACTTACAGGTGGTGCTACTTGAGCGTGGCTTCTTATTAACTTGAGACATGGACAAAATGAATATGTTTACATTAATAAATTCCCTTGGACGCCACTCGAATTAGTCAAATTGCTGCATACATTATAGAACGTCAAAAGAGGATGAACAGTACTGGAAGACACCATTTGTATTTTCTAAAATCAATAATTAGATCATGGTCAGGACTCAGGAGTCATAACCTAGGCTTGATGGTGGCAGTGGCAGCTCGAGTCCAGGCTAGTCGAGAAAAAACCCCTTGCATGTACACAATGATCGTGTGCCGCTGCCTATCCTCCACTGGCCTCGCCTTGTAGAGCAACTCGTGTGTGGACAGCTTCCTCCAGTgtctcgccgtcgccgccaccgccgcgagGGTTTCCTCTTGGGAATCACCAATGTTGGTAGTTGCCATGGTGAGTCGAGGTGTGGTGAGCAGTGGTGTTGGGTGATGTTACCAAACAAATCAACATGGACACCAATCACACATAACGGAAAATAGGATGCAAGGCTCACCTACTAAAATTGAACCCACGAAGACAACAAAATCTTCAAATCTAGTTTCCCAACTTTAGAGTGGGGGGCGGGGGAGAGATGGGAGACGTGGCGGCGACGAAGGCGTGGTGCGCCAAGAACACCAGCCGCAGAGGAGGCGAGGAGATCGACACAGGGATCGAGGGAGCAGAGACGTCGCGGGATCGAAGGATGCCTGGTGGTGAGTTTTTGTGGACCATCAGTTCGGCGGTTTTCTAAGACGGAAGAGGAAGTGGACAAAAGGGGAATTAAATCATAGGAATAAGATCCCTAAATTTTTTTACAGGAATAAGAAGGGTATTTGGAACTGATGATGTGGCTAATTGCTGAGGTGGAGTAAGGTGGATGGCTGCATGTTGATTAGTGATGTGGATAGTTTGCATGTCAAGAGAAAAGAGatggtggggatgaactatttagataccccctccgtccggaaatacttgtcatcaaaatggacaaaaaagatgtatctagaactaaaatacatctacatacatccccttttattcattttgatggtaTTTTCGGATTGAGGGAGTATTATAGATTATAGATTATAGATTTATGGAAACAAAAAATTTCATACCGCACGTACGTGCTGGTGTTGACGGCACCAAAGACTTGGATATGATGGCCAATACGTGCTTGTTGTCTACCGTACGTGAGCAGAAGGCCGTACGTCGCGGAAACAGacgtctcctctcctctcccttctGATCAATCAACAGACGAACGAACAGGCGCCGGCCGTTTCCCTCCCCTCCCAAATCGATCGCTTTCTTGGCCGGTTGCATTCTAGTAGTAACTTACTTACGCTTTGAGTTCTCTTTCTTTATTATAAGTGGAGTGGATCTCGGCGGAGTAACTGGCCATTGTCACTGCCATTGCCATGGGCGTCCGCGGCGGTTTCTGGAAGGTCCTGCAGCCGTACGCGCGGCAGCAAGGCATGGGGTTCCTTCGCGGCCGCCGCGTCGCCGTCGACCTCTCCTCGTGGATCGTCTCCGCCATGAGCACCAAGTCGCCCACCCTCCGCAACATCTTCTTCCGCACGCTCTCCCTCTTCTCCAAGATGGGGGCGTTCCCAGTGTTCGTGCTGGACGGCGTGCCGTCGCCGCTCAAGGCCAAGGCCACCTCTACAAGTGAAGCATTCACGCGATGCGTCCACGAGTGTGTGGTAGGTCTCTCCTCTCCTGATTCTGGTTCTTCTTGTGTGCTTCTCGATCTAGTCTACGATTTGGTTTCACGATTTGAATAATTGAAATGAAATAGCAACTGCTTGGGCATGCCGATACTCCGGGCAAAGGGCGAGGCGGAAGCACTGTGCGCCCAGTTGAATCGTGACGGCAAGGTGGACGCCTGCATTACCTCTGACAGCGATGCCTTCCTCTGTGGAGCCAACACTGTCATCAAAGTGTTCTCCTCCACTGTCAAGGAGCCTTTTGAGTGCTACAACATACAAGACATCCAGGATGGCATTGGGTTGAGTAGGAAACGAATGATAGCCATGGCGCTTCTTATTGGCTGTGACTATGATTTGATGGGGGTGCCCGGTGTGGGTCTTGAGACCGCACTTGCGTTTGTGCAGTTATTTCATGAGGAACATATCTTGGATGAGTGAGTACTCTACCTCGTGGATCATCTACTTTTGTTTCTTTGATTTTTAGAATAGATGTCGATCGTTTTTCCTAATGTGTTACTACTACTCCATGAAACATCATCAATTCTTATTATATATGCATGCTAGTAGAGTACTATACTACTCCATGACAATTGATTAATTTGGGACCAAAGTTTGGGTGATTAAATTTCCAATTAAGTACCTACTACTCTCAAGTCTCATGTCTCAACTCAAGTCAGCGCAcggtaaaacaaaaacaaaaagtcaTCTTCATTTTTAGTGTGTGTGCTTGATTGATGCTCACAACTAAGGAATATATCCACCTGCAGCTTATTAAAAACCAAGTTCAATTTTAGTACGTATGTTTGATTGATACTCATGAAAACTAAGTCATCTTCATTTCTAATTAAGTACCTACGTACTTCTAATTTCTTGTGTTTCTCATTATCTTATTTTTTGCTTACTCCAGATTACGTGCAATCGGTAAAGGAATATATCCACCTGCAGCTTTCGCATCTCAATGTCGTAGCCTTGTGAAGGTACTACTACTTGAATTACATATATACATGCATGCAATTAAAAATCAAGATTATGTACAAACACAAGAATGAATCTATTCTTAAATGTATGCTAGGCGCGTGATCTGAATTGGAAAATCAATGTCTGCAAAAGATTAGCTGCTCACCCAAATTTCCCAAATGAGGAGATAATTAAACTATATCTATGTGATGACAATTTGGATACAGGTATTCGCACTCCCCTTTGCTTGTATATCTAATTCAGACTTGTTCACCAGTACCTATTTGCTTGTGCTAAAAAAATTGAGTGACGACCGCATGCATGCAGAATGGGATGTTTCATCATCGCTTGTGTGGAAATGGAATGAGCAGCCTAATGTTGAGGCTTTGGTCGAC contains:
- the LOC119282830 gene encoding flap endonuclease GEN-like 1, which produces MGVRGGFWKVLQPYARQQGMGFLRGRRVAVDLSSWIVSAMSTKSPTLRNIFFRTLSLFSKMGAFPVFVLDGVPSPLKAKATSTSEAFTRCVHECVVGLNCLGMPILRAKGEAEALCAQLNRDGKVDACITSDSDAFLCGANTVIKVFSSTVKEPFECYNIQDIQDGIGLSRKRMIAMALLIGCDYDLMGVPGVGLETALAFVQLFHEEHILDELRAIGKGIYPPAAFASQCRSLVKARDLNWKINVCKRLAAHPNFPNEEIIKLYLCDDNLDTVKRIKKIHGNPHYLVQWKSHADDRMFLHTDEDVQLVDEAFPNEARRHKWLKGRVKSGANRNQLLVPNKEKSRANNMSKTPKGARPRPSRMQLSIKDFYRSKKPHVEMGETSTRKSSPVSQRRRLLLG